From one Streptomyces sp. ICC1 genomic stretch:
- a CDS encoding winged helix DNA-binding domain-containing protein, translated as MLALHATDPATVYLSVAARTADPAPALLEQALYEDRSLVRMLCMRRTMFVVPRDLAPVVDASTARAVAARERRNLLKVLGEQHGHGEAWLATTENAVLAALADLGEGTAAQLADAVPALRTQISVSPGKPYAATPRITSRVLGVMAAESRIRRGRPLGTWASSQFRWTTAEPHPDLDAEDARAELAAHYLRAFGPATTDDVKWWTGWTLTDTRKAIARTGAADVDLSHGPGHALPEHLDPPTRTEPAAVLLPGLDPTPMGWRHRDWYLDPALVPELFDAYGNIGPTLWWNGRIGGGWAQRPDGDIATHALTPEGRGNEAQAAITVEAARMATFLGDIRIRPSMRTPLERRLATS; from the coding sequence CTGCTCGCCCTGCACGCCACCGACCCCGCCACCGTCTACCTGTCGGTGGCCGCACGCACGGCAGACCCGGCGCCGGCGCTCCTGGAGCAGGCCCTGTACGAGGATCGGTCTCTGGTACGGATGCTGTGCATGCGCCGCACCATGTTCGTCGTCCCCCGCGACCTCGCACCCGTCGTCGACGCCTCCACCGCCCGGGCCGTCGCGGCCCGCGAACGCAGGAACCTCCTCAAGGTCCTGGGCGAACAGCACGGCCACGGCGAAGCCTGGCTGGCCACCACCGAGAACGCCGTGCTCGCGGCCCTCGCCGACCTCGGTGAGGGCACCGCTGCCCAGCTCGCCGACGCCGTACCCGCCCTGAGGACCCAGATCTCCGTCTCCCCGGGCAAGCCGTACGCGGCCACGCCGCGCATCACCAGCCGCGTACTCGGAGTGATGGCCGCCGAGAGCCGCATCCGCCGCGGCCGCCCCCTGGGCACCTGGGCCTCCTCCCAGTTCCGCTGGACCACAGCCGAACCCCACCCCGATCTCGACGCCGAGGACGCCAGAGCCGAGCTCGCCGCCCACTACCTGCGGGCTTTCGGACCCGCCACCACCGATGACGTCAAATGGTGGACCGGCTGGACCCTCACCGACACCCGAAAAGCGATCGCCCGCACCGGTGCCGCGGACGTCGACCTCTCCCACGGCCCCGGGCACGCGCTGCCCGAGCACCTGGACCCGCCCACCCGGACCGAACCCGCGGCCGTCCTGCTTCCCGGGCTCGACCCCACCCCTATGGGGTGGCGTCACCGCGACTGGTACCTCGACCCCGCCCTCGTTCCCGAACTCTTCGACGCCTACGGCAACATCGGACCTACCCTCTGGTGGAACGGGCGCATCGGCGGCGGCTGGGCCCAACGCCCCGACGGCGACATCGCGACCCACGCCCTCACCCCCGAAGGCCGCGGCAACGAGGCCCAAGCAGCCATCACCGTCGAGGCCGCCCGCATGGCCACCTTCCTCGGCGACATCCGTATCCGCCCCAGCATGCGCACCCCCCTCGAACGCCGCCTCGCCACCAGCTAA
- a CDS encoding DUF6585 family protein → MTVPTSPSPAATALATRHRLGGLKYTFRPESELGVQGKYRIWFIVGSLVGIAALLGGGVLLWVNVHWGVAIFPLWIGVVAAGVASQSPLYRRGLAARRLHLHEHGLVVNTSGRRLFAVRWEQAVLYQQTVQEVIDYKGTQTPVGRTHNSQLVAPGGQKAQITDVYADSPTWAPLIAEAVARAQVDKVWKLVGEGKTVAFGPYKISGAGVTNAAGEVLPWRDVNEVAVRGGIVCVWRTGRTKAWAASQAHKVPNLLVFLTIVDNLHRQ, encoded by the coding sequence ATGACGGTTCCGACGTCGCCCTCCCCTGCCGCGACCGCGCTGGCCACCCGCCACCGCCTGGGCGGCCTTAAGTACACCTTCCGCCCCGAGAGCGAGCTCGGCGTCCAGGGCAAGTACCGGATCTGGTTCATCGTCGGCTCGCTGGTCGGCATAGCCGCACTGCTGGGCGGCGGCGTCCTGTTATGGGTGAACGTGCACTGGGGGGTTGCCATCTTCCCCTTGTGGATCGGCGTGGTCGCAGCTGGGGTGGCGAGCCAGAGCCCTCTCTACCGCAGAGGCCTCGCGGCCAGGCGACTGCACCTGCACGAGCATGGGTTGGTCGTGAACACGAGTGGCAGGAGACTGTTCGCGGTGCGCTGGGAGCAGGCGGTGCTCTACCAGCAGACCGTCCAGGAGGTGATCGACTACAAAGGCACACAGACGCCGGTCGGACGCACGCACAACTCCCAACTGGTCGCCCCGGGAGGGCAGAAAGCCCAGATCACGGACGTCTACGCCGACTCACCTACCTGGGCCCCGCTGATCGCGGAGGCCGTCGCCCGCGCCCAGGTCGACAAGGTGTGGAAGCTCGTCGGGGAGGGCAAGACAGTGGCCTTCGGCCCCTACAAGATATCCGGCGCCGGCGTCACGAACGCCGCCGGTGAGGTCCTGCCGTGGCGAGATGTGAACGAGGTGGCCGTGCGCGGGGGCATCGTCTGTGTCTGGCGAACCGGACGGACGAAGGCCTGGGCAGCGTCCCAGGCACACAAGGTGCCGAACCTGCTCGTATTCCTGACCATCGTGGACAACCTCCACCGCCAGTAG